A section of the Pirellulales bacterium genome encodes:
- a CDS encoding S1/P1 nuclease, with product MIRRLRIAIVGLVLLIRFAPSALAWNETGHMTVALIAYRRLSTEQKRHIAEILKAHPHYESLLLDSKPDDVDAAEWVFMRAAVWPDLVRPDRSGNKPESITKYHHGPWHYVDFPFVAPKDKDTIDAAQLKPNDPSLLTALPDCVLKFSHSDSTNEEKAINLCWILHLVGDVHQPLHCISLYNDENRRGDMGGNALAVRSHGTPTGLHAYWDDLLGTGTTYVAIDQIATTITASSVHDPDKMPELKKHPTVASWAAESHELAVALAYLNGKLKTASWRGWENREIQLDDIPELPEGYEANAREVACRRVALAGYRLADLLSQSMR from the coding sequence AGACGGGCCACATGACCGTGGCCCTGATTGCATATCGCCGGTTGTCCACCGAACAGAAACGGCACATTGCCGAGATCCTCAAGGCGCATCCGCATTACGAGTCGTTGCTCTTGGACAGCAAGCCCGACGACGTGGACGCGGCGGAGTGGGTCTTCATGCGGGCCGCGGTTTGGCCCGATTTGGTGCGGCCGGACCGCTCGGGAAACAAGCCTGAATCGATCACCAAGTATCATCATGGCCCTTGGCATTACGTCGATTTCCCGTTCGTGGCCCCGAAAGACAAGGATACGATCGACGCCGCGCAGCTCAAACCGAACGATCCGAGCCTGCTCACGGCGCTGCCGGATTGCGTCTTGAAATTCAGCCACTCCGACAGCACAAACGAGGAGAAGGCGATCAATCTTTGCTGGATTCTCCACTTGGTCGGCGACGTGCATCAGCCGCTGCATTGCATCTCGCTCTACAACGACGAAAATCGCCGCGGCGATATGGGAGGCAACGCGTTGGCCGTGCGATCCCACGGCACTCCGACCGGCTTGCACGCCTATTGGGATGATCTGCTCGGCACGGGGACGACTTACGTGGCGATCGATCAGATCGCGACCACGATCACGGCCTCTTCGGTCCACGATCCGGACAAAATGCCGGAACTGAAAAAGCACCCAACCGTCGCCTCGTGGGCCGCCGAGAGCCACGAACTGGCCGTGGCGCTTGCGTATCTCAACGGCAAACTGAAGACAGCGAGCTGGCGCGGCTGGGAAAACCGCGAGATTCAGTTGGACGACATCCCCGAGTTGCCGGAGGGCTACGAGGCGAATGCCCGCGAAGTGGCCTGTCGCCGGGTCGCTCTGGCCGGATATCGCTTGGCGGATCTACTGAGTCAGTCGATGAGATAA
- the larC gene encoding nickel pincer cofactor biosynthesis protein LarC: MKIAYLDCPSGISGDMTLAALIDAGVDLAEIQAGIDSLGVADCRIVATEVKRKGFRALHVAVEHPPEHAHRHLHHITAMIDRSRLTDRQKETARRIFTRLGEAEAKVHGTTIEKVHFHEVGAVDSIVDIVGAAIGWELLGVERIVASPIPTGRGFVTIAHGRCSIPAPATAELLAGVPLAASEVEAELTTPTGAAILATLVESFGSIPPMRISRIGCGAGSRELTEQPNVLRLMVGTSADDAATLEQIWVVETNLDDASGELIGYCTTRLWEAGALDVYTTAIQMKKNRPGVMLSVLCSAADIERVEAVLFRETTTLGVRRWPVSRRKLDRRRHEVITAWGPIDGVLALMPGHPPSFSPEFETCRRVAAEKNLPLRVVIEAAQKAFDPGAI, from the coding sequence ATGAAGATCGCGTATCTCGATTGTCCGAGCGGAATCAGCGGCGATATGACGCTGGCCGCCCTGATCGATGCCGGCGTCGATCTGGCCGAAATTCAAGCCGGGATCGATTCACTCGGGGTCGCGGATTGCCGGATCGTGGCCACCGAAGTCAAGCGGAAAGGGTTTCGCGCGCTGCACGTTGCGGTCGAGCATCCCCCCGAGCACGCCCATCGCCACCTGCATCACATCACGGCGATGATCGACCGCAGCCGACTAACCGATCGCCAAAAGGAAACGGCGCGAAGAATCTTCACGCGACTGGGCGAGGCCGAGGCGAAAGTCCACGGCACGACGATCGAGAAGGTCCATTTTCACGAGGTGGGAGCGGTCGATTCGATTGTCGATATCGTCGGCGCCGCCATCGGTTGGGAACTGCTCGGCGTCGAGCGAATTGTCGCCTCGCCGATCCCCACTGGCCGAGGTTTTGTCACGATCGCGCACGGCCGATGCAGCATCCCCGCCCCGGCGACCGCCGAATTGCTGGCCGGTGTTCCGCTGGCCGCCAGCGAAGTGGAAGCGGAACTGACCACCCCGACCGGAGCCGCCATCCTGGCAACGCTCGTCGAGAGCTTCGGCTCAATTCCGCCGATGCGAATCTCGCGGATCGGCTGCGGCGCCGGGAGCCGCGAGCTAACCGAGCAACCGAATGTTCTGCGGCTAATGGTCGGAACCTCGGCGGACGACGCGGCGACGCTCGAACAGATTTGGGTCGTCGAGACGAACCTCGACGATGCCAGCGGCGAATTAATCGGCTACTGCACTACCAGGCTCTGGGAAGCCGGGGCGCTCGATGTCTATACGACCGCCATCCAGATGAAGAAGAATCGGCCAGGTGTGATGCTGAGCGTCTTATGCAGTGCCGCCGACATCGAGCGGGTCGAGGCGGTGCTGTTCCGCGAGACGACCACGCTCGGCGTTCGCCGCTGGCCGGTGAGCCGCCGGAAGCTGGATCGCCGGCGACATGAAGTGATCACCGCGTGGGGCCCGATCGACGGCGTGCTGGCCCTGATGCCGGGGCACCCGCCCAGTTTTTCTCCCGAGTTCGAAACGTGTCGGCGCGTGGCCGCGGAAAAGAATCTGCCGTTGCGAGTGGTGATCGAGGCGGCACAAAAGGCGTTCGACCCTGGCGCAATTTAA
- a CDS encoding response regulator, which produces MSSILIAEDSPTQAIQIKHLLITAGFRVEAVPDGIEALAAIERSPPDLVLTDLDMPRMNGLELVEAVHRRFPRVPVILMTAFGSDEVAARALEAGAASYVPKRNLEKDLLETIRDLLAVVEADREQARLSEFLIEYETRFELGNDLAAIAPIVAHVQADMAELKLVDETERTRVGIALEAALRSALHRGNPAWIETRLARDEAVFVVGHEGPGYDSTKLLGGNDTARLGSEADDGWLLVKSFMDRVTLSADGTQVTLIKRAAR; this is translated from the coding sequence ATGAGCAGCATTCTTATCGCGGAAGATAGCCCGACCCAGGCGATTCAGATCAAGCATCTTTTAATCACCGCGGGGTTCCGCGTGGAGGCGGTTCCCGACGGGATTGAAGCGCTGGCTGCGATCGAGCGGAGTCCACCCGATCTGGTGTTGACCGATCTCGACATGCCGCGGATGAACGGTCTGGAACTCGTCGAGGCGGTGCATCGACGATTTCCGCGAGTTCCCGTCATTCTCATGACGGCCTTCGGCAGCGACGAAGTGGCGGCTCGTGCGCTCGAGGCCGGCGCGGCCAGCTACGTTCCGAAACGGAATCTCGAGAAGGACCTGCTCGAGACGATTCGCGATTTGTTGGCGGTCGTCGAGGCGGATCGCGAACAGGCGCGGTTGTCGGAGTTTCTCATCGAGTATGAGACCCGCTTTGAACTAGGCAATGACTTGGCGGCGATTGCCCCGATCGTGGCGCATGTGCAGGCCGACATGGCCGAACTTAAACTGGTCGACGAGACCGAGCGAACCCGGGTCGGAATTGCCTTGGAAGCGGCCCTGCGCAGTGCCCTGCATCGCGGCAATCCGGCATGGATCGAGACCCGGCTGGCGCGCGACGAAGCAGTTTTCGTCGTTGGGCATGAGGGGCCGGGCTATGATTCCACGAAGTTGCTGGGTGGCAATGACACGGCCCGCCTCGGGTCTGAAGCCGATGACGGTTGGCTGCTCGTGAAGAGCTTCATGGACCGAGTAACGCTCAGCGCCGACGGCACGCAAGTCACGCTGATCAAACGCGCGGCGAGGTGA
- a CDS encoding response regulator produces MHNPALLRRALVVDDSPTQAMDLRQRLVRGGFQVTVVPNGNEALKAVERQPPDVVLTDLVMPEMDGLELVRRLRGNHPGLPIILMTAAGSEETTVTALRIGAAGYVAKKNLGRDLFRTLENVLVHSRAATAAERAARHLTRTRSRFVLGNDCALLSPLIGRLQNNLSRFHLFDETEQTQIGMALREAVANAMEHGNLEANSQLREDDETVYHRLLDERRRESPYRERRVFVVAEESRGGVWYSIRDEGPGFNPALLPDPTDPANLERVSGRGLLLIHAFMDEVRHNSTGNEITMVKRVAVLNEA; encoded by the coding sequence ATGCACAATCCGGCGTTGCTCCGCAGGGCACTGGTCGTGGACGACAGCCCGACACAGGCGATGGACCTCCGTCAACGGCTGGTCCGCGGAGGATTCCAGGTGACCGTGGTTCCCAATGGAAACGAAGCGCTCAAGGCCGTCGAGCGCCAGCCACCCGACGTGGTGCTGACGGACCTCGTGATGCCCGAGATGGACGGCCTGGAACTTGTCCGGCGCCTGCGAGGGAATCACCCGGGACTGCCAATCATCCTGATGACTGCCGCCGGGAGTGAAGAGACGACGGTGACGGCCTTGCGGATCGGCGCAGCCGGTTATGTCGCCAAGAAGAACCTCGGTCGCGATCTGTTTCGCACTTTGGAGAATGTTTTGGTCCATTCGCGGGCAGCCACCGCCGCCGAGCGCGCCGCGCGGCATCTCACTCGCACACGCTCGCGCTTCGTGCTGGGCAACGATTGCGCACTGCTTTCGCCGCTAATCGGCCGCCTTCAAAATAATCTGAGCCGTTTTCATCTCTTTGACGAGACCGAACAGACGCAGATCGGGATGGCCCTGCGCGAGGCAGTGGCCAACGCGATGGAGCATGGCAACCTCGAAGCCAACTCGCAATTGCGCGAGGATGACGAGACGGTCTACCATCGGCTGCTCGACGAACGGCGGCGGGAATCCCCGTATCGCGAACGGCGCGTGTTCGTCGTGGCCGAGGAATCGCGTGGCGGCGTATGGTATTCAATTCGCGATGAGGGACCGGGCTTCAATCCGGCCCTTTTGCCCGACCCGACCGATCCGGCCAACTTGGAACGCGTCAGCGGCCGCGGCCTGCTCCTAATCCACGCCTTCATGGACGAGGTTCGCCACAATTCGACGGGAAATGAAATCACGATGGTGAAACGCGTGGCTGTGTTGAACGAGGCCTGA
- a CDS encoding response regulator: protein MSRFRSRQSWLFVRRSAGLWAAVAASIGVLAMAGWAFGSESLRGVLPGPLGTSLLVLFTATIVVAFVWYTAHWLNRNDEEHRRIEQTLEEERHLLQTLMDNLPDHIYFKDEQSRFLRISRSHTVKFGLSDPQHAVGKTDYDFFTEEHAQQALGDEQQLVRGELPIIKKVEKETWPDGSATWVSTSKLPLRSKDGRIIGTFGISHDVTASKRAEELSQRAQQALREAKEAAEAANLAKSSFLANMSHEIRTPLNAVLGMTELVLGTQLNAEQRQYLNMVYEAGESLLGVINDVLDFSKIEAGKLELDPIPFNLRDRLGDAMRSLAFRAHSKRLELACRVEPRVPERLIADPIRLRQVVVNLVGNAIKFTEHGEIVVNVCTGDGTSTLHCSVRDTGIGIAAEKQAAVFEAFEQADSSTTRRYGGTGLGLAISTRLVELMGGRIWLESELGRGSTFHFTVPVTVAASDSAEPETTRATTLRQMRILVVDDNATNRTILAEILTNWEMRPDLAAGADEALAMMRAAVAVADPYLVVLADCHMPDADGFALSECVRQEPQLASAVILMISSSDKPGDISRCEEAGISAYLMKPIKQSELFDAIVAGLRISPTDEGPTEALLTSRRRTIGPQRILLVEDSVVNQKLAVALLGRAGHTITVADNGRIAVDRLKTDAFDIVLMDVQMPVMDGLEATAAIRARERQTGGHVPIIAMTAHAMKGDREQCLAAGMDGYVAKPIRSEELLAALEEFAKKTELPSDTPPRESKTSNLKSDVHSFQPGPSHFPKTRPRIPDEGQLAKSTFSATDALRKVGGDRALLEELADAFRAESRTLLTQLREAIEATDAASVRRAAHTLKGAAGVFGAHPACETAKQLESSGTSGDLSHAAEQFASLEVEIDRLNRALETHASLRP from the coding sequence TTGAGCAGGTTCCGGAGCCGGCAGTCTTGGCTGTTTGTTCGACGATCCGCTGGCCTTTGGGCGGCGGTGGCCGCGTCGATTGGCGTGCTCGCCATGGCGGGTTGGGCGTTCGGTTCGGAGTCGCTCCGCGGCGTTCTTCCGGGGCCGCTGGGAACTTCACTGCTCGTGCTGTTCACGGCGACCATCGTCGTGGCGTTCGTCTGGTACACGGCCCATTGGCTCAACCGCAACGACGAGGAGCATCGCCGCATCGAACAGACGCTCGAGGAGGAACGGCATCTGTTGCAGACGCTGATGGACAACCTGCCCGATCATATTTATTTCAAGGACGAACAGAGCCGGTTTTTGCGGATCAGCCGCTCGCACACGGTGAAGTTTGGTCTGAGCGACCCGCAGCACGCGGTCGGCAAAACCGACTACGACTTTTTCACCGAGGAGCACGCACAGCAAGCGCTCGGCGACGAACAGCAACTGGTGCGTGGCGAACTGCCGATCATCAAAAAGGTGGAGAAGGAGACCTGGCCGGATGGCAGCGCGACTTGGGTCTCGACCTCCAAGCTCCCACTGCGCTCGAAAGACGGCCGAATTATCGGCACATTCGGCATCTCGCACGATGTCACGGCCAGCAAGCGGGCGGAGGAATTGAGCCAGCGCGCCCAGCAGGCGCTGCGCGAGGCCAAGGAGGCCGCCGAAGCGGCGAACTTGGCAAAAAGCTCGTTCTTGGCCAATATGAGCCACGAAATCCGCACGCCGCTCAACGCCGTGCTCGGCATGACCGAACTAGTGCTCGGCACTCAACTGAACGCGGAGCAACGCCAGTATCTCAATATGGTTTACGAGGCGGGTGAGTCGCTGCTGGGGGTGATCAACGACGTTCTCGATTTCTCCAAGATCGAAGCGGGAAAGCTCGAACTCGATCCGATCCCGTTCAATCTCCGCGATCGACTCGGGGACGCCATGCGGTCGCTGGCGTTTCGCGCCCACAGCAAACGATTGGAATTGGCTTGCCGCGTCGAGCCCCGTGTTCCCGAGCGGCTGATCGCCGATCCGATCCGACTTCGGCAGGTGGTGGTGAACCTCGTCGGCAACGCGATCAAATTCACGGAGCATGGAGAAATCGTCGTCAACGTTTGCACAGGAGACGGAACCAGCACTCTTCATTGCTCGGTCCGCGACACCGGAATCGGCATCGCCGCGGAAAAGCAGGCCGCCGTGTTCGAGGCCTTCGAACAGGCCGACAGCTCGACGACGCGTCGCTACGGCGGCACCGGCCTGGGTTTGGCCATTTCCACTCGACTCGTCGAATTGATGGGGGGGCGGATTTGGCTTGAAAGCGAATTGGGACGCGGCAGTACATTCCATTTCACCGTGCCCGTGACCGTTGCCGCGTCAGATTCCGCCGAGCCCGAGACGACGCGCGCGACAACCCTCCGCCAGATGCGGATACTGGTCGTCGACGACAACGCCACCAACCGGACGATCCTCGCGGAGATTCTGACCAACTGGGAAATGCGCCCCGACCTTGCCGCCGGCGCTGACGAAGCGCTGGCAATGATGCGGGCGGCGGTGGCCGTGGCCGATCCGTATCTTGTGGTCCTCGCCGACTGCCACATGCCCGATGCCGACGGCTTTGCCCTCTCCGAGTGCGTCCGGCAGGAGCCGCAATTGGCGAGCGCAGTGATTTTGATGATCAGCTCCAGCGATAAGCCCGGCGACATCAGCCGTTGCGAGGAAGCCGGCATTTCGGCCTACTTGATGAAGCCGATCAAACAATCCGAGCTGTTCGATGCGATCGTCGCGGGGCTCCGGATCAGTCCGACGGACGAAGGGCCCACTGAGGCCCTGTTGACAAGCCGGCGGCGAACAATTGGCCCACAACGCATCTTGCTGGTCGAAGACAGCGTCGTAAATCAAAAACTAGCAGTGGCCCTGCTCGGGCGGGCCGGTCATACGATTACCGTGGCCGACAATGGCCGGATAGCGGTTGATCGCCTCAAGACCGATGCGTTTGATATCGTGTTGATGGACGTGCAGATGCCGGTGATGGACGGGCTGGAAGCGACGGCAGCGATTCGCGCGCGGGAGCGTCAAACCGGCGGGCACGTTCCGATCATCGCGATGACCGCCCATGCGATGAAAGGAGACCGCGAGCAATGCCTTGCCGCCGGCATGGACGGCTACGTCGCCAAACCGATCCGAAGCGAGGAACTGCTGGCTGCCCTGGAGGAATTCGCCAAGAAAACGGAACTCCCATCCGATACGCCGCCGCGCGAGTCGAAAACCTCGAATCTCAAGTCGGACGTTCATTCATTCCAGCCGGGCCCGTCGCACTTTCCAAAAACCCGTCCACGCATTCCCGACGAAGGCCAACTCGCTAAGAGCACCTTCAGTGCGACAGATGCTCTGCGGAAGGTCGGCGGCGACCGCGCGCTGCTCGAGGAACTCGCTGACGCTTTCCGCGCCGAATCGCGAACGCTATTGACTCAACTTCGCGAGGCGATCGAAGCGACCGACGCCGCTTCCGTTCGCCGCGCCGCCCATACCCTGAAAGGCGCCGCGGGAGTGTTCGGCGCCCATCCGGCGTGTGAAACGGCCAAGCAACTCGAATCGTCGGGAACGTCGGGCGATCTATCGCATGCCGCCGAGCAGTTCGCGTCTCTCGAGGTCGAAATTGACCGGCTCAACCGCGCGCTCGAAACCCATGCTTCTCTCCGGCCTTGA